From a region of the Danio aesculapii chromosome 4, fDanAes4.1, whole genome shotgun sequence genome:
- the LOC130222846 gene encoding gastrula zinc finger protein XlCGF57.1-like: MSDPEPCKIKNEDSEQQIDLIEENEESKEEEHPVKIDEKTHLQTDCILKRRDKNCCTCSQCGRSFVRKGDLNIHMRIHTGEKPFTCTQCGKRFNQSSNLNNHMKVHTGEKPFTCTQCGKSFSHSSSLNQHMRIHTGEKPFTCTQCGKSFKCSSHLNRHMRIHTGEKPSTSTPCRKSFSHSSSLNQHMNTHTGEKPFLCTQCGKSFCQSSSLNQHMMIHTGEKPFTCSQCGKSFNCSSHINRHMRVHTGEKPFTCTQCGKSFSQSSSLNLHMTIHTGEKPFTCTQCGKSFNCSSHIKQHMRIHSGEKPFTCTQCGKSFSQSSHLNPHMRIHTGEKPFTCTQCGKSFSQSSNFNLHMMIHTGEKPFTCTQCGKSFSQSSYLNKHMMSHTEEKPFTCT; this comes from the exons atgagtgatccagaaccctgcaaaattaaaaatgaagactctgaacaacaaatag acctaattgaagagaatgaagagagtaaagaggaggaacatccaGTCAAAATTGatgaaaaaactcatttacagactgattgtattttgaaaaggagagacaagaattgtTGCACCTGCAGTCAGTGTGGAAGGAGTTTTGTAAGAAAAGGCGATCTTAatattcacatgaggatccacactggagagaaacccttcacatgcactcagtgtgggaagagattcaaccaatcatcaaaccttaataatcacatgaaggtccacactggagagaaaccattcacatgcacccagtgtgggaagagtttcagccattcatcatcccttaatcaacacatgaggatccacactggagagaaaccattcacatgcacccagtgtgggaagagttttaaatgctcatcacaccttaatcgacacatgaggatccacactggagagaaaccatccACAAGCACTCCGTgtaggaagagtttcagccattcatcatcccttaatcaacacatgaatacccacactggagagaaaccattcttatgcactcagtgtgggaagagtttctgccaatcatcatcccttaatcaacacatgatgatccacactggagagaaaccattcacatgcagtcagtgtgggaagagttttaactgctcatcacacatTAATCGACACATgagggtccacactggagagaaacctttcacatgcactcagtgtgggaagagtttcagccaatcatcatcccttaatctacacatgacgattcacactggagagaaaccattcacatgcacccagtgtgggaagagttttaactgctcatcacacattaaacaacacatgaggatccacagtggagagaaaccattcacatgcacccagtgtgggaagagtttcagccaatcatcacaccttaatccacacatgaggatccacactggagagaaacctttcacatgcactcagtgtgggaagagtttcagccaatcatcaaactttaatctacacatgatgatacacactggagagaaacctttcacatgcactcagtgtgggaagagtttcagccaatcgtcataccttaataaacacatgatgagccacactgaagagaaaccattcacttgcacttaa
- the zgc:174680 gene encoding uncharacterized protein zgc:174680, which translates to MLLGQDRRQRSLFQQQVQEDILQRMRTKFYLISRNETFDFEYLLDTAKQQLDLAITASNHLNIPEALITGLQELINIINVNVSSEENSTTASDIVTCTWGNVGRPHLDIRREDLEELLHTALPVEHLSRICGVSRRTMNRRLKEHALSVRDCYSNISDEELDHVVRSIKIRMPHAGYRLMKGKLLARGHRIQWNRMKASMQRVDGAGILARMVQLGFIDRRSYSVPAPLSLVHVDTNHKLITFNIVIFGGIDGFSRKILYLDAAENNKASTAFLFFLEGVHKHGWPSRVRGDQGVKIVDIARCMFSVRGTGRGSFIAGKSVHNQRIERLWCDVWSAVTSKYYEILHAMVEDGVLDLSNELHLFCVHYTILPRLKCDLKCFIGSWNNHPIRTERNLSPNQLWYIGKLQTPVTEPDVETLEHLCQQQTDTDPEDGVVVPEIQCPLSEQSLALLQGLIDPLTSSLNNQELYVQSLDIIQRLLYLTIHF; encoded by the exons ATGCTACTTGGTCAGGACCGAAGACAAAGGTCACTTTTCCAG CAACAAGTGCAAGAAGACATTTTACAGCGTATGCGGACAAAATTTTACTTGATTTCTCGGAATGAAACTTTCGACTTTGAGTACCTCCTGGATACTGCTAAACAGCAACTGGATTTGGCCATTACGGCATCAAATCATCTCAACATCCCAGAAGCTTTAATTACAGGTCTACAGGAgctaataaacataattaatgtaaatgtaagttcTGAAGAAAATTCAACAACTGCATCTGATATTGTAACCTGCACTTGGGGAAATGTGGGGCGCCCCCATTTGGATATCAGAAGAGAGGACCTTGAGGAACTCCTTCATACTGCCCTCCCTGTAGAGCATCTTTCTCGGATTTGTGGCGTTTCCAGAAGAACAATGAACAGAAGATTGAAGGAACATGCCCTGTCTGTCAGAGACTGCTATTCCAACATATCAGATGAAGAACTTGATCATGTTGTGAGATCAATAAAAATAAGAATGCCACATGCTGGCTACAGACTAATGAAAGGGAAGCTTTTGGCTAGAGGGCACCGGATACAGTGGAACAGAATGAAGGCATCTATGCAACGGGTGGATGGAGCTGGAATTTTGGCCAGAATGGTTCAGCTTGGTTTTATAGATCGCAGAAGTTACTCTGTCCCTGCACCATTGTCACTAGTTCATGTGGACACCAACCATAAGCTAATCAC ATTCAATATTGTGATATTTGGTGGCATTGATGGTTTCTCAAGAAAG ATCCTATACCTTGATGCTGCTGAAAACAACAAGGCATCAACTGCTTTCTTATTCTTCCTGGAGGGTGTTCACAAACATGGGTGGCCTTCAAG AGTACGTGGTGACCAGGGAGTTAAAATTGTGGACATTGCGCGTTGCATGTTCTCAGTACGAGGAACTGGTCGAGGTAGCTTTATTGCCGGAAAAAGTGTTCACAATCAAAG aattgagCGCCTGTGGTGTGATGTTTGGTCAGCGGTCACTTCAAAATATTATGAAATCCTGCATGCAATGGTAGAAGATGGAGTGCTTGATTTATCAAATGAATTACACCTCTTTTGTGTGCACTACACAATTCTTCCACGGCTGAAATGTGACCTGAAGTGCTTCATTGGGAGCTGGAACAACCATCCTATCAGAACCGAAAGAAATCTTTCACCAAATCAGCTTTGGTACATAGGAAAGTTGCAGACACCAGTGACTGAGCCAGATGTAGAG ACATTGGAGCATTTGTGTCAACAGCAAACTGATACTGACCCAGAAGATGGTGTGGTGGTTCCAGAGATCCAATGCCCTTTATCTGAACAGAGCCTTGCTCTTCTGCAGGGATTAATTGATCCCTTGACATCATCTTTGAATAACCAAGAGCTCTATGTCCAGTCACTTGATATTATtcaaagactgctttatttaacAATTCACTTTTAA